From one Luteolibacter sp. SL250 genomic stretch:
- a CDS encoding valine--tRNA ligase, with product MSELPKAYEPQAVEAKWYAAWIDGKCFEADPSSEKEGYSIVIPPPNVTGILHLGHVLNNALQDILARRARQNGKEVLWLPGTDHAGIATQAKVERELREKEGKTRRDLGREPFLERVWDFKNKHGDIIINQLKRLGCSCDWSRERFTMDEAYTKWVSHVFVELFKDGAIYRGKRMVNWCPVSLTALSDEEVIMKPQRSKLYFMKYAISGSDGEFLEISTTRPETLMGDTAVAVNPKDPRFAKYIGEKVIRPFPLAEIPIIADEHVDMEFGTGALKITPAHDKADFEIGQRHNLEIIDILTPDAHINCPEVPELHGLDRFVARKRAAAKLEEMGLLIRIEEYDNNVGFSERADVPIEPRISMQWFLKYPCVHEASEAVANGDIVFRPERWAKTYAHWMENLQDWCISRQLWWGHQIPVWYRKDKLEALKNAESLDMTDFTAGDIHVGVEPPADADNWERDEDVMDTWFSSWLWPFATMADVGEESDTLKKFYPTNDLVTGPDIIFFWVARMIMAGFKFTGALPFRNVYFTAIIRDLQGRKMSKSLGNSPDPIDLMEKYGADGLRFGLMRIAPVGSDVRFDETSIEEGRNFANKLYNACRFRQMAGEEVQLLETYTDLPVYHLDVMAKLDELNADLAALYADYRFGEIAQRLYEFLWAEFCDRFLEAVKLDLRETATPAERAATLGTFDAVMSRFLQLLHPYMPHVTEELSSRMGYVSAGEYLMCKPLPDEPLLALVHVESIDAAKKVAADIYEAAARIRNLKAEYKMGSRKDIRFIVKLAPDWVASEAKILALLAGAGEIVLDSSYEAPKGTPASITPVGEVYMPLEGLIDVEAERIRITKEIEKTEQEVRKAEGKLGNASFVDRAPPEVVEQEKARLADWKQKLQQLRDMLSALG from the coding sequence ATGTCCGAGTTGCCGAAAGCCTATGAACCGCAGGCGGTGGAAGCCAAATGGTACGCCGCCTGGATCGATGGAAAATGCTTCGAAGCCGATCCTTCTTCGGAGAAGGAAGGGTATTCGATCGTCATTCCTCCGCCGAACGTCACCGGCATCCTGCACCTCGGTCACGTCCTGAACAATGCCCTTCAGGACATCCTCGCGCGCCGCGCCCGCCAAAACGGGAAGGAAGTGCTCTGGCTCCCGGGAACGGACCACGCCGGCATCGCCACCCAGGCGAAGGTGGAGCGGGAACTGCGCGAAAAGGAAGGCAAGACCCGCCGTGACCTCGGCCGCGAGCCTTTCCTCGAGCGTGTCTGGGATTTCAAGAACAAGCACGGCGACATCATCATCAACCAGCTCAAGCGGCTGGGCTGTTCCTGTGACTGGAGCCGCGAGCGCTTCACCATGGATGAGGCCTACACGAAGTGGGTGAGCCACGTTTTCGTGGAGCTGTTCAAGGACGGCGCCATCTACCGCGGCAAGCGGATGGTGAACTGGTGCCCGGTCTCCCTCACCGCGCTCTCCGATGAGGAGGTGATCATGAAGCCGCAGCGGTCGAAGCTGTATTTCATGAAGTACGCCATCTCCGGCTCGGATGGCGAATTCCTCGAAATTTCCACCACCCGCCCGGAAACCCTGATGGGGGACACCGCCGTGGCCGTGAACCCGAAGGATCCGCGCTTCGCGAAATACATCGGTGAAAAGGTCATCCGGCCGTTCCCGCTCGCGGAGATCCCGATCATCGCGGACGAGCACGTGGACATGGAGTTCGGCACGGGTGCGCTGAAGATCACCCCCGCGCATGACAAGGCGGACTTCGAGATCGGCCAGCGCCACAACCTGGAGATCATCGACATCCTCACCCCGGACGCCCACATCAACTGCCCGGAGGTGCCGGAACTGCACGGCCTCGACCGCTTCGTCGCACGCAAGCGCGCCGCCGCGAAGCTGGAGGAGATGGGACTGCTCATCAGGATCGAGGAATACGACAACAACGTCGGCTTCTCCGAACGCGCCGACGTGCCGATCGAGCCGCGCATTTCCATGCAGTGGTTCCTGAAATACCCCTGCGTGCACGAGGCGTCCGAGGCGGTGGCCAACGGCGACATCGTCTTCCGCCCGGAACGCTGGGCGAAGACCTACGCCCACTGGATGGAGAACCTGCAGGACTGGTGCATCAGCCGCCAGCTCTGGTGGGGTCACCAGATCCCGGTGTGGTATCGCAAGGACAAGCTGGAGGCGCTGAAGAACGCGGAGTCCCTCGACATGACTGACTTCACCGCCGGGGACATCCACGTGGGCGTGGAGCCTCCCGCGGATGCGGACAACTGGGAGCGGGACGAGGACGTGATGGATACCTGGTTCTCCTCCTGGCTGTGGCCGTTCGCCACCATGGCGGATGTGGGCGAGGAATCCGACACGCTCAAAAAGTTCTATCCGACCAACGATCTCGTCACCGGTCCGGACATCATCTTTTTCTGGGTCGCCCGGATGATCATGGCCGGCTTTAAGTTCACCGGCGCACTGCCGTTCCGGAACGTGTATTTCACCGCCATCATCCGCGACCTCCAGGGGCGCAAGATGTCGAAATCTCTCGGCAACTCCCCGGACCCCATCGACCTGATGGAGAAATACGGTGCGGATGGCCTGCGGTTCGGCCTCATGCGCATCGCCCCCGTTGGCTCGGACGTGCGTTTTGACGAGACTTCCATCGAGGAAGGCCGGAACTTCGCCAACAAGCTCTACAATGCCTGCCGCTTCCGCCAGATGGCGGGGGAGGAGGTGCAACTGCTGGAGACCTACACGGACCTGCCCGTCTATCACCTGGACGTGATGGCGAAGCTGGACGAACTGAACGCGGATCTGGCGGCGCTCTACGCGGACTACCGCTTCGGTGAGATCGCCCAGCGCCTTTACGAGTTCCTCTGGGCGGAGTTCTGCGACCGCTTCCTGGAAGCGGTGAAGCTGGACCTGCGGGAAACCGCGACGCCTGCGGAGCGCGCGGCCACGCTGGGCACGTTCGATGCGGTGATGAGCCGTTTCCTCCAGCTCCTGCATCCGTACATGCCGCACGTGACGGAGGAGCTGTCCAGCCGCATGGGCTACGTTTCCGCCGGGGAATACCTGATGTGCAAGCCGCTGCCGGATGAGCCACTGCTGGCACTTGTCCACGTGGAGAGCATCGATGCGGCGAAGAAAGTCGCCGCCGATATCTATGAAGCCGCAGCCCGCATCCGCAATCTGAAGGCGGAGTACAAGATGGGTTCGCGGAAGGACATCCGCTTCATCGTCAAACTGGCTCCGGACTGGGTTGCCTCCGAGGCGAAAATCCTCGCGCTGCTTGCCGGGGCGGGGGAGATCGTCCTCGATTCCTCCTACGAAGCCCCGAAAGGCACTCCCGCATCCATCACGCCCGTGGGTGAAGTGTACATGCCGTTGGAAGGCCTCATCGATGTGGAGGCGGAGCGCATCCGCATCACCAAGGAGATTGAGAAGACCGAGCAGGAAGTCCGGAAAGCCGAGGGCAAACTGGGCAATGCCAGCTTCGTGGACCGGGCCCCGCCTGAGGTTGTGGAACAGGAGAAGGCCCGCCTTGCGGACTGGAAACAGAAACTCCAGCAACTGCGGGATATGCTTTCGGCATTGGGATGA
- a CDS encoding DUF4332 domain-containing protein, whose product MAQITTIPGIGKSVQELLEVAGFLDIEAIAHAGVDDLVAALEKANSILKISNHTPARESVEEWVETAREMTGISALPVGKEAPRQMPVNYEGNAEVAQMLEDSPCAIPLPVKIMVDNKLAVSDIPPAILLNRYSGDLEVRVSDSDEDSRPAAPSPEERPVAGSSARREPADLSRPSPSGLIQRAAVPESRLDIDTSRVKTFEEFSNIPAQRPPRKKSLQENDRVALLRAPREETNRGKNPNSRFFIKGVLHTHPMSLALGAIITLLLMILLPAAILSAGLLFVSDQFPGSLPWVPKWLLAIPAALPVVGFLYLIFGVGGKCRICGQRLFWPRNCRKNSKAHHVPGIGHIIPTALHMLTFKWFRCIYCGTPVRLKK is encoded by the coding sequence ATGGCGCAGATCACCACCATTCCCGGAATCGGGAAATCAGTTCAGGAATTGCTCGAAGTCGCGGGATTTCTCGACATTGAAGCGATTGCCCATGCTGGGGTGGATGATCTTGTTGCCGCCTTGGAAAAGGCGAATTCCATCCTGAAGATCTCCAATCATACTCCGGCACGCGAATCCGTGGAGGAATGGGTTGAGACCGCCCGTGAAATGACCGGGATCTCAGCGCTGCCGGTAGGGAAGGAAGCGCCCCGGCAGATGCCGGTGAACTATGAGGGGAACGCCGAGGTCGCCCAGATGTTGGAGGATTCCCCCTGTGCCATCCCTCTGCCGGTCAAGATCATGGTCGACAACAAGCTGGCGGTTTCCGACATCCCGCCGGCCATCCTGCTCAACCGGTACTCCGGTGATCTGGAGGTGCGGGTGAGCGACAGTGATGAGGATTCACGCCCGGCGGCGCCATCTCCGGAAGAGCGGCCAGTTGCCGGCTCATCCGCCCGGCGGGAACCCGCCGACCTATCCAGACCTTCTCCGAGCGGCCTCATCCAAAGGGCGGCGGTACCGGAGTCTCGTCTGGATATCGATACCAGCCGGGTGAAGACCTTCGAGGAGTTTTCCAATATCCCGGCACAGAGGCCGCCCCGTAAAAAGTCCCTGCAGGAGAACGACCGTGTGGCCCTTCTGCGTGCTCCCCGTGAAGAGACGAACCGCGGGAAAAATCCGAATTCACGCTTCTTTATCAAGGGCGTCCTCCACACCCATCCGATGAGTCTGGCGCTGGGGGCGATCATCACGTTGCTGCTGATGATCCTGTTGCCTGCCGCCATCCTATCCGCAGGGTTGCTCTTTGTTTCGGACCAGTTCCCCGGAAGCCTTCCGTGGGTGCCGAAATGGCTGCTTGCCATCCCGGCTGCCCTTCCCGTGGTGGGATTCCTTTACCTGATCTTCGGAGTGGGCGGAAAATGCCGGATCTGCGGCCAGCGTCTATTCTGGCCCCGCAACTGCCGGAAAAACTCCAAAGCCCACCATGTTCCGGGTATCGGGCACATTATCCCCACGGCCCTCCATATGTTGACGTTCAAATGGTTCCGCTGCATCTATTGCGGAACCCCCGTCCGCCTCAAGAAGTAA
- a CDS encoding thioredoxin family protein, whose product MAFPVRFSAASIRICLAGLVGLCVTACGLGKKDEGKEPNPFGATGIPPELRPKGRDGTQVAPGGNVDAARLAAAIVPEEDLVFTDPDNPDKGLPELGTLLSNPRKGPWEDNEAVARRRASREGKPLLIWFTDPRSAPGKALSEELFSRPDFGAWADEKLVRLVVDSNPSIETDSFAEHDEKVLRRKQAATDLKKRYKVLGHPTLLLLGPNGEVVGRYRGYKRGDADFTWGLIKQGEIASSTTYGTWRKGLEKKGYREWQDTKGRKVFAKLLNYHKGNLVLIEPDGLRSQTKEERLSSQDRDWIKQQKMLRGIQ is encoded by the coding sequence ATGGCTTTTCCGGTCCGATTTTCCGCCGCCAGCATCCGTATCTGCCTTGCCGGGTTGGTGGGGCTCTGCGTCACTGCCTGCGGACTGGGGAAGAAGGACGAAGGGAAGGAACCCAATCCGTTCGGTGCCACCGGCATCCCCCCTGAGCTCCGGCCGAAAGGCAGGGACGGCACCCAGGTTGCTCCCGGGGGGAATGTGGATGCCGCGCGGCTTGCCGCTGCCATCGTCCCGGAGGAGGATCTCGTCTTCACGGATCCGGATAATCCGGACAAGGGGCTTCCGGAACTCGGCACACTGCTTTCGAATCCCAGGAAGGGTCCTTGGGAGGATAACGAGGCCGTCGCCAGACGGAGGGCTTCCAGAGAAGGGAAGCCGCTGCTGATCTGGTTCACGGATCCTCGGTCCGCGCCCGGTAAAGCGCTCAGCGAGGAGTTGTTCTCCAGGCCGGATTTCGGTGCCTGGGCGGATGAGAAATTGGTCCGTCTTGTCGTGGATTCGAATCCCTCCATTGAGACCGACAGCTTCGCGGAACACGATGAAAAGGTGCTGCGGCGGAAACAGGCTGCGACCGATCTGAAGAAGCGTTACAAGGTTCTCGGTCATCCGACCCTCCTGCTGCTCGGTCCGAACGGCGAAGTCGTCGGACGCTACCGTGGCTACAAGCGGGGCGACGCGGATTTCACCTGGGGTCTCATCAAACAGGGTGAGATCGCTTCCTCCACCACCTACGGGACCTGGAGGAAGGGGCTGGAGAAAAAAGGCTACCGGGAGTGGCAGGACACGAAGGGGCGCAAGGTGTTCGCCAAGCTTCTGAACTACCACAAGGGGAACCTGGTTCTGATCGAGCCGGACGGCCTCCGTTCACAGACGAAGGAGGAGCGTCTTTCCTCCCAGGACCGGGATTGGATCAAGCAGCAGAAAATGCTGCGCGGCATCCAGTGA
- the trxB gene encoding thioredoxin-disulfide reductase: MENVIIIGTGCAGYTAAIYTARANLSPLLLSGTQPGGQLTTTTEVENFPGFPQGIMGPELMMNMQSQAEKFGARIAWASVESVEKRADGTFLLKAGEESFEAKTVIIATGAAPRHLGLPNEKQLIGHGLTSCATCDGAFYRDVPVAVIGGGDSACEEAGFLTRFASKVYLIHRREELRASKIMADRALANPKIEPVWNSGVTEYLTDDKGEMRAVEITNLVTGEKSELDVACVFVAIGHVPNSAFLGDLVDKDENGYILQNPGRTSTKTPGLFAAGDVADHFYRQAITAAGQGCAAALEAERFLSEHE; the protein is encoded by the coding sequence ATGGAAAACGTCATCATCATCGGCACCGGATGTGCCGGATACACCGCCGCGATCTACACCGCCCGCGCCAATCTCTCGCCGCTCCTTCTTTCCGGAACCCAGCCCGGAGGCCAACTCACGACGACCACCGAAGTCGAGAACTTCCCCGGCTTTCCGCAGGGGATCATGGGGCCGGAGCTGATGATGAACATGCAGAGCCAGGCGGAGAAATTCGGCGCCCGCATTGCATGGGCCAGCGTGGAATCCGTGGAAAAACGCGCGGACGGCACCTTCCTCCTGAAAGCTGGTGAGGAATCTTTCGAGGCGAAGACCGTCATCATTGCCACCGGAGCGGCCCCCCGTCACCTGGGGTTGCCGAATGAAAAGCAACTCATCGGCCACGGCCTCACCTCCTGCGCCACCTGTGATGGTGCGTTCTACCGGGACGTTCCTGTTGCCGTCATCGGTGGAGGGGACAGTGCCTGCGAAGAGGCGGGATTCCTCACCCGCTTCGCCAGCAAGGTCTATCTCATCCACCGCAGGGAAGAACTGCGTGCGTCCAAAATCATGGCCGATCGCGCTCTGGCAAACCCGAAGATCGAACCGGTGTGGAATTCCGGCGTCACCGAATACCTCACTGACGACAAGGGCGAGATGCGCGCCGTGGAGATCACCAACCTGGTGACCGGAGAGAAAAGTGAACTGGATGTGGCATGCGTGTTCGTCGCCATCGGCCATGTGCCGAACAGCGCGTTCCTCGGCGATCTGGTGGATAAGGATGAGAACGGCTACATCCTCCAGAATCCGGGCCGCACCTCCACCAAAACGCCCGGCCTCTTCGCCGCGGGTGATGTCGCGGACCATTTCTACCGCCAAGCCATCACCGCCGCAGGGCAGGGGTGTGCCGCCGCCTTGGAAGCCGAGCGCTTCCTCAGTGAACACGAGTGA
- a CDS encoding alpha/beta hydrolase — translation MENNIPKPAHDEQVTLESSALEMTGIPEIPNRAPGALVSVNGAEIYYETFGDGPPLLLIHGGAATIESWFCQIPALAERYKLIVPEARGHGRTPDAGGTIDFRIMAEDFGALLDHLGLTEVDIVGWSDGGVTGLQIAMDRPDLVRKVVAFGTHSRPEGMTDEFRQEIEGATPENFPAILSEGYKALSPDGPEHWPVIFSKLKDMWLTLPAFAEEDLKKVACPVLLLVGETDIVRREESGRMEELIPAARLRILEGVSHFAPVEAPEAFNHAVLDFLAE, via the coding sequence ATGGAAAACAACATCCCGAAACCCGCTCACGATGAGCAGGTTACCCTTGAGTCATCGGCACTGGAAATGACGGGGATTCCCGAGATCCCGAACCGGGCTCCAGGGGCCCTGGTCAGCGTCAATGGCGCGGAAATCTACTACGAAACTTTTGGTGACGGGCCTCCCTTGTTGTTGATCCACGGTGGAGCGGCGACCATCGAAAGCTGGTTCTGCCAGATCCCCGCACTTGCGGAGCGTTACAAACTCATCGTTCCCGAGGCCCGCGGTCATGGGCGCACGCCGGATGCCGGCGGGACCATCGACTTCCGCATCATGGCGGAGGATTTCGGGGCGTTGCTGGACCACCTGGGTCTGACGGAGGTGGACATCGTGGGCTGGAGTGACGGCGGGGTGACCGGTCTCCAGATCGCCATGGACCGGCCGGACTTGGTCCGGAAGGTGGTCGCGTTCGGCACCCATTCCCGGCCGGAAGGGATGACGGATGAGTTCCGCCAGGAGATCGAGGGTGCCACTCCGGAAAATTTTCCGGCCATCCTGTCCGAAGGATACAAGGCGCTCTCTCCGGACGGTCCGGAGCATTGGCCGGTCATATTCTCGAAGTTGAAGGACATGTGGCTGACCCTCCCCGCCTTCGCGGAGGAAGATCTCAAAAAGGTCGCGTGCCCGGTGTTGCTGCTCGTCGGGGAGACCGACATCGTCCGTCGTGAGGAAAGCGGCAGGATGGAGGAACTGATCCCGGCCGCCCGGCTCCGGATTCTGGAGGGAGTGAGCCATTTCGCCCCGGTCGAGGCTCCGGAGGCCTTCAACCATGCCGTCCTTGATTTTTTGGCTGAATGA
- a CDS encoding phosphatidylglycerol lysyltransferase domain-containing protein: MAIQKILGPDALTFDRAGKWEKLSPFLRKYGREAMSYATLQDGMEYFIDDRLGYVAFTTVSHPVFARKPKRIVLADPVCAREDLGEFLDLFLGDDPEASFIVISEHCAEELRRRGYKINCLGPEPELPIQTYNTQGNWKELDMIKRARNEAKREGIVIREDRLEDIDPAKLEAVSAKWMGNKILNDREIWIYARKPVWGTEPDVRKFVAYDREGGIVGFVFYDPIYRDGEVIGYSANTSRCDESRYGRLATAVHMEAVDIFRAEGKEVLNLCLATFVRLELGKYNDDKFAKLFFELSEKYGNDIYNFKGLAFNKSKYRVAEKPLYFASRNWSSSNDIYLAYLSSNITNSYFSTMGMLLKGIIKGVCKELSTKKPSPKGK; the protein is encoded by the coding sequence ATGGCAATTCAGAAGATTCTCGGGCCAGACGCACTGACATTCGACAGAGCCGGAAAGTGGGAGAAGTTGTCGCCATTTCTCCGGAAGTATGGGCGGGAGGCGATGTCCTACGCCACGCTTCAGGACGGGATGGAGTATTTCATCGATGACCGGCTGGGATACGTTGCCTTCACGACGGTCTCCCACCCGGTTTTCGCCCGCAAGCCAAAGCGGATCGTCCTGGCGGATCCCGTCTGCGCCAGGGAGGACCTGGGGGAGTTCCTGGACCTGTTTCTGGGGGACGATCCGGAGGCCTCTTTCATCGTCATCTCGGAACACTGCGCCGAGGAACTGCGGCGTCGCGGCTACAAGATCAATTGCCTGGGGCCGGAACCGGAACTGCCCATCCAGACCTACAACACACAGGGGAACTGGAAGGAACTGGACATGATCAAGCGCGCGCGCAACGAGGCCAAGCGCGAAGGGATCGTCATCCGTGAGGATCGGCTGGAGGACATCGATCCGGCGAAGCTGGAGGCCGTTTCCGCCAAATGGATGGGGAACAAGATCCTCAACGACCGGGAGATCTGGATCTACGCCCGCAAGCCGGTGTGGGGGACGGAACCGGATGTGAGAAAATTCGTCGCCTATGACCGCGAGGGCGGGATCGTGGGATTCGTGTTCTATGATCCGATCTACCGTGACGGTGAGGTGATCGGTTACTCCGCGAACACCTCGCGCTGTGATGAGTCCCGCTACGGACGGCTGGCGACGGCGGTGCACATGGAAGCCGTGGACATTTTCCGGGCGGAGGGCAAGGAGGTGCTCAACCTCTGCCTGGCGACTTTCGTCCGGCTGGAGCTGGGCAAATACAACGATGACAAGTTCGCGAAGCTGTTCTTCGAGCTCAGCGAGAAATACGGCAACGACATCTACAACTTCAAGGGTCTGGCATTCAACAAATCCAAGTACCGCGTGGCTGAGAAGCCCCTGTACTTCGCGTCGAGGAACTGGTCGTCCTCCAATGACATCTACCTGGCCTACCTTTCCTCGAACATCACCAACAGCTACTTCTCCACCATGGGAATGCTCCTCAAGGGGATCATCAAAGGGGTGTGCAAGGAACTTTCCACGAAAAAACCCTCACCAAAAGGCAAATGA
- a CDS encoding carbohydrate porin: MLSKLSISLTALALAAPLSMAGDLPATAPQEKSPLMTWLEGDYMLGTWGGLRTDLKERGADFELFYFGSLPSNVDGGIKTGTVYQGALLGVVDLDLEKLVGLDGGRFFLSSVWLHGEEGFSDEHIGDMNKVNLVDFSNMLRLWEAWYSQELLDGKLMVKAGIMSVDRDFIAPEYYNSLSSINFLNQTFFYPTLAFNLYQIPDFPYGNHSLPSTPYGALGVFMKVEPTDGFYVQAAVYEGNPDDSYHGVDFSLDGSEGALIYAETGFRWNRESGLPGSLKLGGFYHTDEFSDVREGVSFIVDSSFGLNPPEPREHGGNYGGYLLAEQYLWLEEGRGDPAMQGAIGFFRVAAAPGDRNLTEFGIDGGIVLKGLIPGRDWDTIGLGLSYLKVSDDIGDGVRDVNRNYGTDFQIPDYEGLVELSYKAQLTAWWTLQPSVQWVLHPGGRTNFVDPPGDAIAFVLQTTLRF, translated from the coding sequence ATGCTTTCCAAGCTCTCCATCTCCCTCACGGCTCTCGCGCTGGCGGCCCCGCTTTCAATGGCAGGTGACTTGCCCGCCACGGCTCCGCAGGAAAAGTCCCCGCTGATGACGTGGCTGGAGGGCGACTACATGCTCGGAACCTGGGGCGGATTGAGGACGGACCTCAAGGAGCGGGGGGCCGATTTCGAGCTTTTCTATTTCGGCAGCCTGCCAAGCAACGTGGATGGGGGGATCAAGACCGGGACCGTGTACCAAGGAGCGCTTCTGGGGGTGGTTGACCTTGATCTGGAGAAACTCGTCGGTCTGGACGGAGGAAGGTTCTTCCTCAGTTCCGTGTGGCTTCATGGCGAGGAGGGGTTCTCCGACGAACACATTGGGGACATGAATAAGGTGAACCTTGTCGATTTCTCGAACATGCTCCGGCTGTGGGAGGCCTGGTATTCCCAGGAACTGCTGGATGGCAAGCTGATGGTCAAGGCGGGTATCATGTCCGTGGACCGGGACTTCATCGCGCCGGAATATTACAATTCGCTGTCTTCCATCAATTTCCTCAACCAGACGTTTTTCTATCCCACGCTGGCCTTCAATCTCTATCAGATCCCTGATTTCCCGTACGGAAACCATTCCCTGCCTTCGACTCCCTATGGTGCCTTGGGCGTGTTCATGAAAGTGGAGCCCACCGACGGGTTCTACGTCCAGGCGGCGGTTTACGAGGGGAATCCGGACGACAGCTACCACGGGGTGGACTTCAGCCTGGATGGGAGTGAAGGGGCACTCATCTACGCGGAAACCGGCTTCCGCTGGAACCGGGAGAGCGGCTTGCCGGGCAGCCTGAAGCTTGGCGGATTCTACCATACCGATGAGTTCAGTGACGTGCGGGAAGGTGTTTCCTTCATCGTGGACTCATCATTCGGCCTCAATCCGCCGGAACCCCGCGAACATGGTGGGAACTACGGCGGCTACCTCCTCGCCGAACAATATCTTTGGCTTGAGGAAGGGCGCGGGGACCCGGCCATGCAGGGCGCGATCGGCTTCTTCCGGGTTGCCGCCGCACCGGGAGACCGGAATCTCACCGAGTTCGGCATTGATGGCGGCATCGTCCTCAAGGGGTTGATCCCCGGACGGGATTGGGACACCATCGGGCTGGGGCTTTCCTATCTCAAGGTCAGCGACGACATCGGGGATGGCGTGCGGGACGTGAACCGCAACTATGGCACCGACTTCCAGATCCCCGACTATGAAGGGCTTGTGGAACTTTCCTACAAGGCGCAGTTGACCGCCTGGTGGACCTTGCAGCCGAGCGTGCAGTGGGTCCTGCACCCAGGTGGCAGGACGAATTTCGTGGACCCTCCGGGAGACGCCATCGCGTTCGTCCTGCAGACGACACTGCGTTTCTGA
- a CDS encoding helix-turn-helix domain-containing protein, with the protein MKRREVEIIQKDGRLLVFFANDVFPASLPIIARESRFNATELCTRLGVSERHLRRLFEEGLGIGAKEWLRQERMVVARNLLREGTPIKEVATQLGFANYKNLNREFLAFYDISPSDYQRRELAKLKATAI; encoded by the coding sequence GTGAAACGGCGCGAAGTCGAAATCATCCAGAAAGACGGTAGGCTGCTGGTTTTTTTTGCGAATGATGTCTTCCCGGCATCACTTCCCATCATTGCCCGTGAAAGCCGCTTCAATGCAACGGAGCTTTGCACCCGCCTCGGTGTGTCGGAGCGTCACCTGCGCCGCCTTTTCGAGGAAGGCCTCGGCATCGGCGCCAAGGAATGGCTCCGCCAGGAACGCATGGTGGTGGCACGCAACCTCCTGAGGGAAGGCACCCCGATCAAGGAAGTGGCCACCCAGCTCGGCTTCGCGAACTACAAGAACCTCAACCGGGAGTTCCTCGCGTTCTATGACATCAGCCCGTCCGACTACCAGCGGCGGGAGCTGGCGAAGCTGAAGGCCACCGCGATCTGA
- a CDS encoding response regulator, which yields MSKDIDSYDYQRYAILFVDDEATTRKYFRRLFGEKFRILEAEDGVEALAVFKQHADEIGVIVTDQRMPNETGVGFLSKIADKYPDIIKILSTAYSDIDAAIGSVNQGGIFRYMTKPWDIPQLEVTLRRAMEFFTVKRERDALLGAKMQAMGNVLLSSRLASFALAPVCAGISLKRGAEAIASFLQTGVAGRRTGDDEESAFRSPDWARLHSRQIELATALEKQLSEALAVAGLQERIAALEAQLTAAGAEDVLVGAPELATRVQAKSDPTPKLLDALLGRTDDSDIITAAVRILAAYMAIYDAGGTIRRIRGEGLTLDITEVTSTAPARTPGAETAKWLIDDDLLISAALGLL from the coding sequence ATGAGCAAAGACATCGACTCCTACGACTATCAACGCTATGCCATTCTCTTCGTGGATGACGAGGCGACCACACGGAAGTATTTCCGGCGCCTCTTCGGGGAGAAATTCCGCATTCTTGAAGCGGAAGACGGTGTGGAGGCCCTCGCGGTCTTCAAACAGCATGCGGACGAGATCGGCGTCATCGTGACCGACCAGCGCATGCCGAATGAAACCGGTGTCGGCTTCCTCTCGAAGATCGCGGACAAATATCCGGATATCATCAAGATCCTCTCAACGGCCTACTCCGACATCGACGCCGCGATCGGCTCGGTCAACCAAGGTGGCATCTTCCGTTACATGACGAAGCCGTGGGACATCCCGCAGCTCGAAGTGACGCTTCGCCGCGCGATGGAGTTCTTCACGGTCAAACGTGAGCGTGACGCGCTTCTGGGCGCGAAGATGCAGGCCATGGGCAACGTGCTGCTCTCGAGCCGCCTCGCTTCGTTCGCCCTCGCCCCCGTCTGTGCGGGCATTTCCCTGAAGCGTGGTGCTGAGGCCATCGCCTCCTTCCTCCAGACCGGGGTGGCCGGACGCCGCACCGGGGATGATGAGGAATCCGCCTTCCGCTCCCCGGATTGGGCACGGCTCCACAGCCGGCAGATCGAGCTGGCAACCGCCCTCGAGAAGCAACTTTCCGAAGCTCTCGCCGTTGCCGGCCTCCAGGAGCGCATCGCCGCCCTGGAAGCGCAGCTTACGGCAGCCGGTGCCGAGGACGTCCTCGTCGGCGCACCCGAGCTGGCCACACGCGTGCAGGCCAAATCCGATCCCACCCCCAAGCTGCTGGACGCCCTGCTGGGCCGGACCGACGACAGCGACATCATCACCGCGGCGGTCAGGATCCTGGCGGCCTATATGGCGATCTATGATGCGGGTGGCACCATCCGCCGCATCCGCGGAGAAGGCCTCACACTGGACATCACGGAAGTCACCTCCACCGCTCCGGCGAGGACTCCAGGCGCGGAGACCGCCAAGTGGCTGATCGACGACGATCTGCTGATCTCCGCCGCGCTGGGCCTCCTCTGA